Genomic DNA from Thermococcus sp.:
AAGGCCGTCGCTATCATCGGTGCAACCAACAAGAAGGGTAAGGTTGGAAACGTCATTTTTGAGAACTTCAAGATGAACAAAGAGAGGGGCATCTTTAAGGGCAACATATATCCGGTGAACCCCAAGCTCGACGAGATCGATGGATACAGGGTGTACAAGAGCGTCGAGGAGCTCCCTGAGGACACTGACCTGGCTGTTATCTCAATTCCGGCACCGTTCGTTCCGGACACGATGAGGCAGATAGCAAAGAAGGGGATAAAGTCCGTCATAATAATCACCGGCGGTTTCGGTGAGCTCGGCGAAGAGGGCAAGAAGCTGGAGCGCGAGATACTTGAGATAGCCCGCGAAAACGGGATAAGGATCATCGGTCCCAACTGTGTCGGTGTCTACGTCCCGGACACCGGCGTTGACACGGTATTCCTGCCTGAGAGCAAGATGGACAGACCGAAGAGCGGGCCCATCGCTTTCGTCAGCCAGAGCGGTGCCTTTGCCGCCGCTATGCTCGATTGGGCGGCGATGGCAGGCATAGGCATAGGAAAGATGGTTAGCTACGGCAACAAGCTCGACGTTGACGACGCAGACCTGATGGAATACTTCATCCACGACGAGAGCATAAAGGTCGTCACCTTCTACATCGAGGGCGTTAAGGACGGAAGGAAGTTCATCGAGAGCGCGAGGAGGATAACCAGGGTCAAGCCGGTCATAGCCCTCAAGAGCGGGAGAACCGAGTACGGCGCCAAAGCCGCATCGTCCCACACCGGCTCTCTGGCCGGAGCGGACACGATTTACGACGCCGTCTTCAAGCAGACCGGGATTATCCGCGCCGAGGACTTCGAGCACATGTTCGACCTCGCGAAGGCCTTTGCGGCTTTGAAGGACAAGCTCCCGAAGGGTGACAGGATAGGCATCATCACCGACGGCGGTGGAGCGGGCGTCATGGCCAGCGATGCGGTGGCAAAGTTCGGCCTCAGGATGGCCGACCTCAGCGAAGAGACGCTCAAGTTCCTCAAGGAGAACTTCCCGCCGCACGCTGTGGCGGGGAACCCAACCGACGTCGTAGGCGACACCGACGCCGAGAGGTACAGAATCGCCATCGAGGGCTTTGTGAACGACCCGAACGTCGATGCGATAGTCGTTATAGTCCTCTTCCAGGTTCCGCTCCTTGAGGAGGAGAAGATAATCGACATCCTCGCGGAGTACCAGAAGAAGAGCGACAAGCCCATAGTCGCGGTTGCAATGGGTGGTAAGAAGACCGACTATTACGCAAAGATGCTTGAGGACAAGGGAGTTCCGGTTTATCCGACCCCCGAGAGGGGTGTCCGCGCCCTGGCCGGTCTTGTCAAATATGCTGAATACCTCAGGAGGGGTGCTTAGCCCCTTAATCTTTCGGTGGTGGTATCATGAAGGAGGAAGCCCTTAAAGTTATTAAGGAAGTTTTGGCCTCCGGCAGGACTTCGCTCGTTGAGTACGAGGCGAAGCAGGTGCTCAAGGCCTACGGCCTTCCCGTTCCGGAGGAAAAGCTCGCGAAGACCCTTGAGGAGGCACTTAAGTACGCCGAAGAAATCGGCTATCCCGTCGCCATGAAGCTTATGTCACCGCAGATTCTCCACAAAAGCGACGCCAAGGTAGTTCTCCTCAACATAAAGACCCCCGAGGAGCTCAAGGAGAAGTGGGAGGTTATCCACGAGAACGCCAGGAAGTACCGCCCGGATGCCGAAATCCTGGGTGTTCTCATTGCACCGATGCTCAAGGTCGGGAGGGAAATCATCATAGGCGTCACCGAGGACCCGCAGTTCGGCCACGCCATAATGTTCGGCCTCGGTGGGATATTCGTGGAGGTTCTCAAGGACGTCACCTTCCGCATAGTACCGATAACCGAGCGCGATGCTAGGAAGATGATCCAGGAGATAAAGAGCTACCCGATTCTCGCGGGAGCGCGCGGTGAGGAGCCGGCGGACATAGACGCCATAGTTAACCTTCTCCTCAAGGTCAGCGAGCTCGTCGACGACCTCAGAGAATACATCAAGGAGATGGACCTCAACCCGGTCTTCGTCTACGAGAAGGGCAAGGGCGCAGTCGTCGTCGATGCAAGGATAATCGTCAAAGAACCGAAGGGATGCTGAACCACGCGGCATCTGAAATCCTTCAGTCACCTTCCCTTTTTTGAACCTTGTTCCTGCCCACTGCAAACAGGAAGAGCGCCAGGGATGCCATTCCAAAGAGCCCTATGAAAGCAAAGCCAATTCTGAAGCCAAGGAACCCCACCAAAACCGGCCCCAGCGCCTGACCGATGTCCTTTATGCTCTCCAGAAAGCCTAGGGCCGTCCCCCGGAGCCGTGACACCTCTGCGGCGAGGGGCTTTGTCGAGGCCTCGCTTATTGAAGCCCCCACCGAAAACGCAACCGCCGCGAACACGACCAACCACAGTGAGTCGGAGAGCGAAAAGACCAGCATCGCAAGTCCGACGATGCTCATGCCGATAACTATGGGCTTTGTCCTGCCGATCCTGTCGCTCAGGTAACCCGCGTAGGGCTTAACCACCGCCATGATTGCGACTTCAACAGCCAGTATCATTCCCGAGAGCCAGGGCCTGTCCTGGAGGTAGTAAAAAAGGGGAAGGAATGTCTCTATTCCCTGGTAGGCCATATAAATCGCTGCGTCAAGGAGACCGATTAGGAGGAGTTCCCAGCTGAACGAGAGTTCAAACCGCTGGAGCTCCCCTCCTGTGTCCGGAAACCTGAAGGTGAGGACAAAAACAAGCAATCCTGTCATGGAGCACAGGAGGAAGACCACGGAAAAGCCAAGGAGGTATATGATACCTCCCGCCAGAAGAGGTGCCAGCGCCCTGCCGATGAGGGTGGAGGAGCTGAGGAGTCCCATGAAAGTGCCCTTTTTGTGGGGGTATATGTCGCTTATCAGGGCAAAAGAAACGGGGACAAAGATGGCGGTCGCGACCCCATAGTAAATCCGAACCAGAGCGAGGGTCAGGGCATCGCCAGCCAAAAAGTACAGGAGGGGCGCGCTGAGGAACACAAAACCGCTCATTTTGAGGAGCTTTTTCCGGCCGTAGACATCGCTTAGAAGCCCGGAAGTGAAGTTTACGAAGATTCCGGTCACGGTTGAAGCAGCGGCCACGAGACCGATAGCCTCATTGCCGAGGCCAATGCTCCGGGCATAGAGGGGAAGGGTGGGGGACTTGCTCATTGTCGAGCCAAGAATCGCAAAGAACCCTGCGATAAGAATAAGGTGGAGGGCCCTGGATCGCGCCACAGGCAGCATCTCCGGCAGCCACGGACTTTAGCCCTTCCCCATGTTGTTGAGGTGTCTCACCAGCTCGCTCGCATCGACCGAGAACTCGGCCCCGGTATTCCTGAGGTCAAGGGACTTCACAACCCGTAACGAGAGCTTCCCCTTCTCGAATTCAAGCTCAAGCACTCGACTCGCCAGCTCCCGTATGTCTTCCAAGACGCTCTCAGGGAGCATGTCTCTGTTAACGAACGCTATGGTGATGGTATCTTCCTCACCCATGGCGGATGCGATGCACATGCGGCACACGGACGACGCCGGAAGTTCCTTCTTTATGTTTATCAACTTCTCAAGACCTAGCGTTACGACCAGTTTTTGCCCCCTGAATTCCCTTAGGGCTTCTTTGTACTCCTCGTGCCAAACCGATGCGGCCTTGAGCACGCTTATCCTTTTGATAACCTTTCCGGTCTGGAGGACGCCTCCGAACTTGACTACGGGCATCTCGTCCATCCACTCGGTATCGATCCCCATTATGGAGAGGTGGGAACGAACCACGTGGAGCTGGTCGAAGATGTCGTTGACTATGACGTGGACGTCCCTGCCGAGGCTTAGAAGGGGCACGGAAACCGCCAGATGCACCGGAGCCAGCGAGGTGTACTCAACCACCACAACCTCACCGGGCATTATCTTTTTGACACTCGCTATAGCATCCTCCACGGTTTTAGTTACCGCCATCGTTCTCACCTCCCTTGGAGGCAAGGTGTTCCCTCAGGGCATGGGGGTCAACCTCGACCTCGACACTGTACTCGTCGAAGTATATCGACTTGGCGACCCGTATAATCAGTTTCCCGTCCTCTATCCGGGTTCTGAGGACACGGGTTGAGAGCTCCTCCGCCTCTTTGAGCCCCGTCTTCATGACCCGCTTCCTGTTGATGAACACCAGCCCCCTTGAGATTGGGTTACCCACTATCGGCCGTATGATGCTGGCAAAGAACTCCTCACATTTCATAGGGTCTGTTTCCAGCTGCTGGAGGAGCTCCGTCGCCCCAACCACAATGCGTATGAATGGCCTGCCCCCGGTTTCCCTGTGGATTCTCTCCAGAACCTTCACAAAGTGCCGCTTCATTATGGGGAGCTCGGTCGTTTCCTGTATCCTTGCAATGACCCTGCCGGTGGTTATTCTCCCTCCGATTTTGACCACGGTGGCATCTTCTATCATGGAAGTGTCCATCCCGGCGAGCTTGAGCTGGGTTCTGATGACGTGGAGCCCATCGAGGACATCAACTATGACGAGAGGAATGCCTGCAAATTTGGCGTACCTGAGAACCTCACAGAAAAGCAGATACACGGGCTCCCTGGAAGTATATTCCACCAGAACCAGCTCTCCCGGCCGGATTGTTTCAGCATACTCAAAGAGAGTTCTCTCAAAGGTCTCGCCCACTGCATCACCCCCAACCCAATATTACTCCTAAATTCTTAAAACAGTTCCGTAAGCTGGCACCAAAAACGCCGACTATTCGGAAGTCGGCTCGGATACGCCCCCGGCAGTTCCCTTCTCCCTCTCCTCTTCCTCCCTCACAACGGCCTTGATGTAGCCCAGGATATCGTGGATTATGAAGAAGCTTATGGCCACCTCGACGAAGGCCATCAGGTTGCCCGATATGAGGAAGAGCAGGGAGAAGAAAAATGTCACCGCCGCGTAGATCAGGGCAACCTTAATGGCGGTCTTGTTTTCAATCCCAACGCCGTAGGCAAGCCCCATGTTGAATATCGCGAAGGTCAGGTAAATGGGGGAGCTCAGAAGGTAGGCGTAATAGAGGAGCAGAAAGCCGCTGAGAAAAAGGAGAGAGGAAGCAACTCTAAGCCGTCTCATACCATCCCCAAGTAGCTTTCAAAGACCTCCACGTATTTAAACCCATCGTCCGGGAAGACCAGGACGTAGGTTCTCTCGCCGAGTTCCTCGGCAACTTTCTCATAACCCTTAACAACGGCACCGGAGCTGAGGCCTATGAGAAGACCGTCGCTTCTGGCAACGCGGATGGCTCCCTCGATGGCCTCCCTCCTCGTTATCTCCAAAACCCTGTCTATATCGACCTGGAAGTACCACTTGGGCCTCGTCTCAAGCCTCTTGATGCCGGGTATCTTCTCGCCCTTCGCCGGAACGACGCCGATAACCTGCGTTTCGTAGCGCTCCTTGAAGTAGCTCGCTATGCCTGCTATGTGTCCGGACGTCCCTATGCCGGCTATTATGACGTCGGGCGTTTTCCCTATGCTCTTCAGCTGTTCCTCGATTTCCCTGGCTGTGAAGCGGTAGTGGGCGTCGAAGTTGTCGTCGTTCTCGAACTGGTTGAGGTTCACCGCACCGGCTCTCCTGGCCTCCTCCTGCACAAAGCGCACCATCGCCGGGTCTATGGTCTCAAAGTCCGTCATGACGACCTCCGCACCGAGAACCTTCAGGAGAACCTGCGTCGCCCTGGGCGTTGGCTTCGGCAGGTAGGCTCTGAACTCGATTCCAAAAACGTTGCTCAAGGCCGTCAGAGAAATCCCAACGTTGCCGGAGGTGGCCTCAAAAAGCCTTTTCGTGCCGTTGATGTCCCCGCGCTCCAGGGCCTTCATAAGCATGTTAAAAACGGCCCTGTCCTTAATGCTCCTGCTGAAGGGGTTAAAGAACTCTAGCTTGGCAAAATACATCCCCCCTCTCTGCTGAGAGTCTGACCAGGGGGGTCGGCTTGTACTTCTCGAACAGTTCGAGGGTGCTGTTAAACACGTTCATTTGCCATCACCGGAAGCCCCTTGGGGAAACCCCTTAAAAGCTTTCCGTGAACGAACAGTTATACACAAAAGTGGGTAATGAATCCGGGTTTTAAATACGTTGGACATAACTCCAACAGTTGTATATTATCCAAATGCAAG
This window encodes:
- a CDS encoding DUF257 family protein, yielding MAVTKTVEDAIASVKKIMPGEVVVVEYTSLAPVHLAVSVPLLSLGRDVHVIVNDIFDQLHVVRSHLSIMGIDTEWMDEMPVVKFGGVLQTGKVIKRISVLKAASVWHEEYKEALREFRGQKLVVTLGLEKLINIKKELPASSVCRMCIASAMGEEDTITIAFVNRDMLPESVLEDIRELASRVLELEFEKGKLSLRVVKSLDLRNTGAEFSVDASELVRHLNNMGKG
- a CDS encoding acetate--CoA ligase family protein is translated as MVEKIVEDMRPFFDPKAVAIIGATNKKGKVGNVIFENFKMNKERGIFKGNIYPVNPKLDEIDGYRVYKSVEELPEDTDLAVISIPAPFVPDTMRQIAKKGIKSVIIITGGFGELGEEGKKLEREILEIARENGIRIIGPNCVGVYVPDTGVDTVFLPESKMDRPKSGPIAFVSQSGAFAAAMLDWAAMAGIGIGKMVSYGNKLDVDDADLMEYFIHDESIKVVTFYIEGVKDGRKFIESARRITRVKPVIALKSGRTEYGAKAASSHTGSLAGADTIYDAVFKQTGIIRAEDFEHMFDLAKAFAALKDKLPKGDRIGIITDGGGAGVMASDAVAKFGLRMADLSEETLKFLKENFPPHAVAGNPTDVVGDTDAERYRIAIEGFVNDPNVDAIVVIVLFQVPLLEEEKIIDILAEYQKKSDKPIVAVAMGGKKTDYYAKMLEDKGVPVYPTPERGVRALAGLVKYAEYLRRGA
- a CDS encoding acetate--CoA ligase family protein, whose translation is MKEEALKVIKEVLASGRTSLVEYEAKQVLKAYGLPVPEEKLAKTLEEALKYAEEIGYPVAMKLMSPQILHKSDAKVVLLNIKTPEELKEKWEVIHENARKYRPDAEILGVLIAPMLKVGREIIIGVTEDPQFGHAIMFGLGGIFVEVLKDVTFRIVPITERDARKMIQEIKSYPILAGARGEEPADIDAIVNLLLKVSELVDDLREYIKEMDLNPVFVYEKGKGAVVVDARIIVKEPKGC
- a CDS encoding DUF257 family protein; its protein translation is MGETFERTLFEYAETIRPGELVLVEYTSREPVYLLFCEVLRYAKFAGIPLVIVDVLDGLHVIRTQLKLAGMDTSMIEDATVVKIGGRITTGRVIARIQETTELPIMKRHFVKVLERIHRETGGRPFIRIVVGATELLQQLETDPMKCEEFFASIIRPIVGNPISRGLVFINRKRVMKTGLKEAEELSTRVLRTRIEDGKLIIRVAKSIYFDEYSVEVEVDPHALREHLASKGGENDGGN
- a CDS encoding MFS transporter, producing MARSRALHLILIAGFFAILGSTMSKSPTLPLYARSIGLGNEAIGLVAAASTVTGIFVNFTSGLLSDVYGRKKLLKMSGFVFLSAPLLYFLAGDALTLALVRIYYGVATAIFVPVSFALISDIYPHKKGTFMGLLSSSTLIGRALAPLLAGGIIYLLGFSVVFLLCSMTGLLVFVLTFRFPDTGGELQRFELSFSWELLLIGLLDAAIYMAYQGIETFLPLFYYLQDRPWLSGMILAVEVAIMAVVKPYAGYLSDRIGRTKPIVIGMSIVGLAMLVFSLSDSLWLVVFAAVAFSVGASISEASTKPLAAEVSRLRGTALGFLESIKDIGQALGPVLVGFLGFRIGFAFIGLFGMASLALFLFAVGRNKVQKREGD